Proteins from a genomic interval of Carassius auratus strain Wakin unplaced genomic scaffold, ASM336829v1 scaf_tig00216099, whole genome shotgun sequence:
- the LOC113097059 gene encoding class I histocompatibility antigen, F10 alpha chain-like has product MFMFVYMLSCWKVVSAGSHSLMTLVTYIDGQTQFPEFSVVVMLDDLQIGYYDSVTWKPVYRIHSDAKYFEEEQSDAGLVFGDMYTGMKNRVFYLKKLQNHTAGVYVQQRLAGCELLNDYKPGPVHFWDAFGGQNMEELIFDTQKKDIQIKKPWMISWDQTKLNKVKFMYENLYHPTCIKVLQRYLNMEKSNLMRKVKPRVRLMRKTLSDSHGLQISCLATGFYPRHINLTLFRDGQPVDDDQITGGQILPNGDGTYQMRKSLVISEEELREEHKYNCAMKHLSLDNKLDFTFDVAESDPAFFSQSVVFSVLVFMCVAVLIITALIIRRKRRAAG; this is encoded by the exons atgttcatgtttgtgtatatgttgTCATGCTGGAAAGTCGTCAGTGCAG GTTCTCACTCATTGATGACTTTGGTTACATACATAGATGGACAAACACAATTTCCTGAGTTCAGTGTTGTGGTGATGCTGGATGATTTGCAAATAGGATATTATGACTCAGTTACATGGAAACCTGTGTATCGCATTCATAGTGATGCAAAATACTTCGAAGAAGAGCAAAGTGATGCTGGTCTTGTGTTTGGTGATATGTACACTGGCATGAAAAATCGagtattttatcttaaaaaactCCAAAATCACACAGCTG GTGTATATGTTCAACAGAGACTTGCTGGGTGTGAATTGTTGAATGATTATAAACCAGGTCCAGTTCATTTCTGGGATGCTTTTGGAGGGCAAAATATGGAGGAGTTAATttttgacacacaaaaaaaagatatcCAGATAAAAAAGCCATGGATGATATCATGGGaccaaacaaaactaaataaagtaAAGTTTATGTATGAAAATTTGTATCATCCTACTTGCATTAAAGTTTTGCAAAGGTACCTGAATATGGAAAAGAGCAATTTGATGAGAAAAG TGAAACCCAGAGTCAGACTCATGAGGAAGACACTCTCAGACTCTCATGGGCTTCAGATCAGCTGTCTGGCCACTGGTTTTTACCCCCGTCACATTAACCTGACCCTGTTCAGAGATGGTCAGCCTgtggatgatgatcagatcacagGAGGACAGATTCTGCCCAACGGAGACGGAACGTATCAGATGAGGAAGAGTTTGGTGATCAGTGAAGAAGAGCTACGTGAGGAACATAAATACAACTGCGCAATGAAGCACCTCAGTCTGGACAACAAACTGGACTTTACATTTG ATGTGGCTGAATCTGACCCAGCATTCTTCAGTCAGTCTGTAGTTTTCAGTGTGCTGGTGTTCATGTGTGTGGCTGTTCTCATCATAACTGCACTCATCATACGGAGGAAGAGACGAGCTGCTG GATGA